One Halioglobus japonicus DNA segment encodes these proteins:
- a CDS encoding marine proteobacterial sortase target protein: MKTERLPQTLQREMFDFGGPLLWLCFRCLPVLLLAGISLLLLVSTTVRAESTLNDAETGQLYLQGDAPGYQPAVLHGSSMSVDASGMIAVVTLKQVFSNPSDQWRKGVYAFPLPDDAAVRAMEMRIGERRIIGEIRERKEAQKAYKKARESGRKASLVEQQRPNLFTNRVANIGPGEEIEVTLEYVQPIAYRDGVFALRLPTTITARYIPGGALTEPALDDDTPMTVLPAHGWARATSQVPDAADITPVQHPQPGADGAPHNPVVIDVRLDPGVPLAGVESLYHDVALSRSGGVYTITLATGKAEMDRDYVLEWRPATGSKPAAALFTEQVDGQYFGLLMVVPPALERVSPATPREMIFVVDTSGSMGGVSIRQARESLHEALRMLRPEDTFNIIAFSSDYRSLYPRAVPASRHHLQQAQEFVRHLDANGGTEMLPALRAALQPIGEPDEFTPHASLRQVVFITDGAVGNEEALFAEIQHLLGPSRLFTVGIGAAPNSWFMRKAAEFGRGTFTFVGDVGQVSEKMTALFRELSSPVAVDLAVSLPEGADMWPQRLPDLYRGEPLLIAVNFGTQLPADDVIVSGTIAGQAWQRQLGFGGQIHNR; this comes from the coding sequence ATGAAAACCGAACGTTTACCCCAAACCTTACAGCGCGAGATGTTCGACTTTGGCGGACCCTTGCTGTGGTTGTGTTTCCGTTGCCTGCCGGTGCTGCTACTGGCGGGTATTTCGCTATTGTTACTGGTCAGCACAACGGTGCGGGCCGAGAGCACGCTTAATGATGCCGAAACCGGCCAGCTGTACTTGCAGGGCGATGCCCCTGGGTACCAACCCGCCGTGCTGCACGGCAGCAGCATGTCTGTTGATGCCTCCGGGATGATCGCTGTGGTCACGCTAAAGCAGGTCTTCAGTAACCCCTCCGATCAATGGCGAAAGGGAGTTTATGCCTTTCCACTGCCCGATGACGCGGCGGTGCGGGCCATGGAAATGCGTATTGGCGAACGTCGGATTATCGGCGAGATCCGCGAGCGCAAGGAGGCGCAAAAAGCTTACAAAAAGGCTCGCGAAAGTGGCAGGAAAGCATCGTTGGTGGAGCAACAGCGCCCCAATTTGTTTACTAACCGGGTGGCCAATATCGGCCCTGGCGAGGAGATCGAGGTTACGCTGGAGTATGTACAGCCGATAGCCTACCGCGACGGTGTGTTTGCGCTGCGTCTGCCCACGACGATCACGGCGCGCTACATCCCCGGTGGGGCGCTGACTGAGCCTGCGCTTGACGATGACACGCCAATGACGGTGTTGCCTGCCCATGGCTGGGCGAGGGCCACATCACAGGTGCCGGATGCGGCAGACATAACGCCTGTGCAGCACCCGCAGCCCGGCGCTGACGGCGCGCCCCACAATCCGGTGGTCATCGATGTGCGTCTGGATCCCGGTGTCCCACTGGCGGGGGTGGAGTCGCTGTACCACGACGTGGCCCTGAGCCGCAGTGGTGGCGTTTACACGATCACGCTGGCCACAGGGAAGGCTGAAATGGATCGAGACTATGTCCTTGAGTGGCGTCCCGCGACCGGCAGTAAACCTGCCGCCGCGCTATTTACCGAGCAGGTGGACGGCCAGTATTTTGGTTTGCTGATGGTCGTGCCGCCGGCCCTGGAGCGTGTGTCTCCTGCCACGCCCAGAGAGATGATCTTCGTGGTAGATACTTCCGGCTCCATGGGCGGTGTGTCGATTCGTCAGGCCCGCGAGAGCCTGCACGAAGCCCTGCGTATGCTGCGGCCTGAAGACACCTTCAACATTATCGCGTTCAGCAGTGATTATCGCAGTTTGTACCCGCGTGCCGTGCCGGCCAGCCGTCACCACCTGCAGCAGGCGCAGGAGTTTGTGCGCCACCTGGACGCTAATGGCGGTACGGAAATGTTGCCAGCGCTGCGCGCTGCGCTGCAGCCAATCGGGGAGCCGGACGAGTTCACGCCGCATGCCAGTCTGCGGCAGGTAGTGTTTATTACCGACGGGGCAGTGGGGAATGAGGAGGCATTATTTGCAGAGATTCAGCATCTGCTGGGTCCCAGTCGCCTGTTTACGGTGGGTATTGGTGCTGCACCCAATAGCTGGTTTATGCGCAAGGCCGCAGAGTTTGGTCGCGGCACATTTACCTTCGTCGGTGATGTCGGGCAGGTCAGTGAGAAAATGACCGCCTTGTTTCGTGAGCTGTCCAGCCCGGTAGCGGTGGATCTTGCGGTCAGTTTACCCGAGGGCGCCGATATGTGGCCCCAGCGGCTACCTGATCTGTATCGCGGCGAGCCGCTGCTGATTGCAGTGAACTTCGGTACACAACTGCCTGCTGATGACGTCATTGTCAGCGGTACCATTGCCGGGCAGGCATGGCAGCGACAACTGGGTTTTGGGGGGCAGATCCACAACAGATAG
- the pdsR gene encoding proteobacterial dedicated sortase system response regulator, with amino-acid sequence MPQQIAIVEDEPAIAANYRDHLEREGFAVQLYADRQQAASAFALALPDLAIIDVGLGDEMEGGFELCRELRVRSAELPIVFLTARDSELDIISGLRLGADEYLTKDISQAQLMARIHALLRRVRALASPEKKDDVIRQGKLELNRERMTVRWNHQPVELTVTEFWMVYALARHPGHVKSRQQLMNSADVVLDDNTITSHIKRIRRKFQTVDDTFQNIETAYGVGYRWKG; translated from the coding sequence ATGCCACAACAGATTGCCATTGTCGAAGACGAGCCGGCCATTGCCGCCAACTACCGCGACCACCTGGAACGCGAGGGTTTCGCCGTCCAGCTTTACGCCGATCGCCAGCAGGCGGCGAGCGCCTTTGCCCTGGCATTGCCGGATCTGGCGATTATTGATGTGGGCCTGGGCGACGAAATGGAAGGTGGTTTCGAGCTTTGCCGGGAATTGCGGGTGCGCTCTGCAGAGTTGCCGATTGTATTCCTAACGGCGCGCGATTCGGAACTCGACATTATCTCGGGCCTGCGCCTGGGGGCGGATGAGTATCTCACCAAGGACATCAGCCAAGCGCAGTTAATGGCGCGCATCCATGCACTGCTGCGACGGGTTCGCGCGCTGGCCAGCCCGGAAAAGAAAGATGATGTAATCCGTCAAGGTAAGCTTGAACTCAACCGTGAACGGATGACGGTTCGCTGGAACCACCAGCCGGTAGAGCTTACCGTGACAGAGTTCTGGATGGTCTACGCCCTGGCTCGCCACCCGGGCCATGTGAAATCGCGGCAGCAGTTAATGAATAGCGCCGATGTGGTTCTCGACGACAATACCATTACCTCGCACATCAAGCGGATTCGGCGCAAATTTCAGACCGTCGATGACACGTTCCAGAACATCGAAACCGCCTACGGTGTGGGCTACCGATGGAAAGGCTGA
- a CDS encoding ATP-binding protein, giving the protein MERLTFSLRRQLIVVALLLLTLPWAGCQFVREMEGALRHGQAQTLQATAQAVAAVVGADTQIIYPYPDRLSAPAEERPSVHAHPATLPIAIDGYAEGWEGTPALTLQSQNTELALSIKALTRDDRLLLLVQVKDNEVVYHNPGLSPEPNGDRLVIRTWQADRRQDYVIATAAPGSVRARAASRRTRGMDPGKIRGYWQDAVDGYTIEVEMPMAMTGGRLGLYINDVGHGEGRNVVTLGNIRPLRASSPPWLIYTSDNLQAALSLFDKQQVNIQVVDRDGWQLASAGAISHRADGNTFWLVRLLYRSILAEETLPVPPQSETPGKAAPAVIEEALAGTAENLRFRDPRNANRNLLLATAPVEGAEQPIGAVIVSQSGEQYLSLTDQAFSRLLGYSLLALGTGVLGLLGYASVLSFRIGRLNRAAHSVIANDGSIQGVFPRSRAQDEIGELSRAYADLLAKLREYNDYLRTLSRKLAHELRTPIAVIQSSLENLEHTDASPQQHQTYQLRAREGLDRLKAILTAMSEANRLEESVRSNPRRDLDLVPFLLEISAAYADVHSGHTVRFETGSEQANVCAAPELLAQALDKLLDNAASFAPLQTPIVIRLEAADDHWRIAISNEGPPLPNELRDRLFEPMVSLRKGDAGEVHLGLGLHVVRLIAEYHEGRVFADNVAGGVRFTLSLPGDGG; this is encoded by the coding sequence ATGGAAAGGCTGACATTCAGCCTGCGCCGGCAACTGATTGTTGTCGCCCTGCTATTGCTCACACTGCCCTGGGCGGGCTGCCAGTTCGTCCGCGAGATGGAAGGCGCATTGCGCCATGGTCAGGCCCAGACGCTACAGGCCACCGCCCAGGCCGTGGCCGCGGTGGTGGGGGCAGACACCCAGATTATCTACCCCTATCCCGATCGACTCAGCGCGCCTGCTGAAGAGCGCCCCAGCGTTCACGCTCATCCCGCGACGCTGCCCATCGCCATCGATGGTTATGCCGAGGGCTGGGAAGGAACACCGGCACTGACACTGCAGAGTCAGAACACTGAGCTGGCACTTTCCATCAAGGCCCTGACCCGCGACGACCGGCTACTGTTATTGGTACAAGTCAAAGACAACGAGGTGGTGTACCACAACCCAGGCCTCTCTCCAGAACCCAATGGCGATCGGCTGGTGATTCGCACCTGGCAGGCCGACCGGCGCCAGGACTATGTGATTGCCACAGCTGCCCCGGGCAGTGTGCGTGCCCGCGCCGCGAGTCGTCGCACCCGCGGCATGGACCCCGGCAAAATTCGCGGCTACTGGCAGGATGCCGTCGATGGTTACACGATCGAAGTGGAGATGCCGATGGCCATGACCGGTGGCCGCCTGGGGCTGTATATCAATGACGTGGGCCACGGCGAAGGGCGCAACGTTGTCACCCTGGGCAACATCCGGCCCCTGCGCGCAAGCTCACCACCCTGGCTGATTTACACCAGCGATAACCTGCAGGCCGCCCTCTCCCTGTTCGACAAACAACAGGTCAATATTCAAGTAGTGGACCGTGACGGTTGGCAGCTGGCCAGCGCCGGCGCCATCAGCCATCGCGCCGACGGCAATACGTTCTGGTTAGTACGGCTGCTGTATCGCAGCATTCTCGCCGAGGAAACCTTGCCGGTGCCGCCACAAAGCGAGACGCCGGGCAAGGCCGCACCAGCGGTGATTGAGGAGGCCCTGGCAGGCACCGCCGAGAACCTGCGCTTTCGCGATCCGCGAAATGCCAACCGCAACCTTTTACTGGCGACCGCCCCAGTGGAAGGTGCCGAGCAGCCGATAGGCGCCGTCATCGTCAGCCAGAGTGGCGAGCAATACCTTTCGCTTACCGACCAGGCTTTTAGCCGGCTACTGGGCTATAGCCTACTGGCACTGGGCACCGGCGTGCTGGGTTTGCTGGGCTATGCCAGTGTGTTGTCATTCCGCATTGGCCGGCTCAATCGCGCCGCACACAGTGTGATCGCCAACGACGGTTCTATCCAGGGCGTGTTTCCCCGCAGTCGCGCACAGGACGAAATCGGCGAATTATCACGTGCCTATGCAGACCTGCTGGCCAAACTGCGCGAGTACAATGACTACCTGCGCACCCTCAGCCGCAAGCTTGCCCACGAGCTACGCACCCCCATTGCCGTGATTCAGTCGTCACTGGAAAACCTGGAGCACACCGACGCCTCACCGCAGCAGCACCAGACTTACCAGTTGCGCGCGAGAGAAGGGCTGGACCGACTCAAAGCCATTCTAACGGCCATGAGCGAAGCCAATCGCCTGGAAGAAAGCGTGCGCAGCAATCCGCGTCGGGACCTCGATCTGGTGCCGTTCCTGCTGGAGATCAGCGCGGCCTACGCTGACGTACATAGCGGGCATACGGTGCGCTTCGAGACCGGCAGCGAGCAGGCAAACGTCTGTGCCGCACCCGAACTACTCGCCCAGGCGCTGGATAAACTTCTCGACAATGCCGCCTCATTTGCGCCACTGCAGACACCGATTGTGATTCGCCTGGAGGCAGCCGATGACCACTGGCGGATAGCGATAAGCAACGAAGGTCCGCCGCTGCCGAACGAACTGCGCGATCGGCTGTTCGAACCCATGGTGTCATTGCGCAAAGGCGACGCCGGTGAAGTGCATCTGGGCCTGGGCCTGCACGTGGTGAGACTGATTGCGGAATATCATGAAGGCCGCGTTTTCGCGGACAACGTGGCCGGCGGTGTACGGTTTACGCTCTCACTGCCCGGCGATGGCGGCTAA
- a CDS encoding arylsulfatase, whose protein sequence is MLKYTKLLVAGAFACIALGAQAADRPNILVVWGDDVGQSNISAYTKGMMGYTTPNIDRIAKEGMIFTDYYGEQSCTAGRSSFIMGQSVFRTGLSKVGLPGADLGMREEDPTIAGLLKNHGYMTGQFGKNHLGDKDEHLPTNHGFDEFYGNLYHLNAEEEPENYDYPDDPSFREQFGPRGVIRSFADGKIEDTGALTKKRMEIVDDDTVAEALKFIEKAVKVDKPFFVWWSGTRMHFRTHVSDDKLKWCQETYPRRGRDPYTCGMLEHDAHIGLFLEKLEELNIAENTIIFYSTDNGPHMNTWPDAATTPFRGEKNTNWEGGWRVPAMVRWPGKIEAGSVSNEIMHHMDWLPTFLAAAGEADVKDKLLKGHRAIGRRYKVHLDGYNFLPFLTGEATDTPRNEIFYFSDDGDLTAMRYRDWKLVFMEQKTQGGFRVWMDPFVPLRVPLIFNLRRDPYERAPLTSNTYYDWLLDRAYLLVPAQAYVGQFLETFKQYPPRQKAASFSLDEVMDKLTDPGGPQ, encoded by the coding sequence ATGCTGAAATACACCAAGTTGTTAGTGGCTGGAGCCTTCGCGTGCATTGCGCTGGGTGCCCAGGCGGCTGACAGGCCCAACATCCTCGTCGTATGGGGTGATGATGTTGGCCAGTCCAATATCTCTGCCTATACCAAGGGGATGATGGGCTACACTACGCCCAACATTGACCGCATCGCCAAGGAAGGCATGATTTTTACTGACTACTACGGTGAGCAGAGCTGTACCGCTGGTCGCTCATCTTTCATCATGGGACAGTCGGTTTTCCGCACCGGTCTGAGTAAGGTCGGATTGCCGGGTGCAGACCTGGGCATGCGGGAAGAAGATCCCACCATTGCCGGTCTGCTCAAAAACCACGGTTATATGACGGGGCAATTTGGCAAAAATCACCTTGGGGACAAAGACGAACACCTGCCCACCAACCATGGTTTCGACGAGTTCTACGGCAACCTGTATCACCTCAATGCAGAAGAAGAGCCCGAAAACTACGACTATCCGGATGACCCTAGCTTCCGCGAGCAGTTTGGCCCGCGAGGTGTGATTCGCTCTTTCGCCGATGGCAAGATCGAAGACACCGGCGCACTCACCAAAAAGCGCATGGAAATTGTCGACGACGACACTGTGGCGGAAGCTCTCAAGTTTATTGAGAAGGCCGTCAAAGTCGACAAGCCGTTCTTCGTCTGGTGGAGCGGCACGCGCATGCATTTCCGCACCCATGTCTCTGATGACAAGCTGAAGTGGTGTCAGGAGACGTATCCACGTCGTGGTCGCGATCCTTACACCTGCGGCATGTTGGAGCATGATGCCCACATCGGCCTGTTTCTGGAGAAACTGGAAGAGCTGAATATCGCGGAAAACACCATCATCTTTTATTCCACTGACAACGGGCCTCATATGAACACCTGGCCCGACGCTGCCACGACGCCGTTCCGCGGTGAGAAAAACACCAACTGGGAAGGCGGCTGGCGAGTGCCGGCCATGGTGCGCTGGCCTGGCAAGATTGAGGCTGGCTCCGTGTCCAATGAGATCATGCACCACATGGACTGGCTGCCCACGTTCCTGGCCGCAGCCGGTGAAGCAGACGTAAAAGACAAATTGCTCAAAGGCCACCGAGCGATTGGTCGGCGCTACAAGGTGCACTTGGATGGCTACAACTTCCTGCCATTCCTCACCGGTGAAGCCACCGATACACCGCGTAACGAGATCTTTTACTTCTCTGATGACGGTGACCTGACCGCTATGCGCTATCGCGACTGGAAACTGGTATTCATGGAGCAGAAAACCCAGGGTGGTTTCCGGGTGTGGATGGACCCCTTCGTGCCTCTGCGTGTGCCCCTGATCTTCAATCTGCGCCGCGATCCGTACGAACGCGCGCCGCTCACCTCCAATACCTATTACGACTGGCTGCTGGACCGCGCTTATTTACTTGTGCCCGCACAGGCTTACGTAGGGCAGTTCCTGGAGACATTCAAGCAGTACCCGCCGCGCCAGAAAGCGGCGAGCTTCTCGCTTGATGAGGTGATGGACAAACTGACTGATCCCGGCGGTCCGCAGTGA
- the uvrB gene encoding excinuclease ABC subunit UvrB: MSRPFKVESKFEPAGDQPEAIRQLVEGVQAGLASQTLLGVTGSGKTFTMAQVVEKLQRPTIVMAHNKTLAAQLYGEFKEFFPNNAVEYFVSYYDYYQPEAYVPSSDTFIEKDASVNDHIEQMRLSATKALMERDDCLVVATVSAIYGLGDPESYYKMRMHLSRGEIIDQRKILRHLAELQYTRNDVDFSRATYRVRGDVIDIFPADSEREAVRIELFDEEIENIYLFDPLTGAVEAKIPRITIFPKSHYVTERDVMLRAVDQIEAELEVRLDQLKDLDKLVEAQRLAQRTKYDLEMIRELGYCQGVENYSRYLSGRAAGEPPPTLFEYLPDNALVIVDESHVTIPQIGAMYKGDRSRKETLVEYGFRLPSALDNRPLRFEEWERLVPQAIFVSATPGKYEDEHAGRVVEQVVRPTGLLDPGLEVRPATTQVDDLLGEIRTTVERGERVLVTTLTKRMAEDLTEYLSDHSVRVRYLHSDIDTVERVEIIRDLRLGEFDVLVGINLLREGLDMPEVSLVAILDADKEGFLRSDRSLIQTIGRAARNLNGRAILYADNITGSMERAMAETERRRQKQLAHNAEHGITPRGVEKSVQDIMEGARRMPTKGKAKAKKVAEPKLAFGAEIASLSPAALSRKLKQLEDQMQEHAKNLEFEEAAALRDQVAEIKQQAFLLEA, encoded by the coding sequence ATGTCGCGTCCCTTCAAGGTAGAGTCCAAGTTCGAGCCCGCTGGCGACCAGCCGGAGGCGATTCGTCAGTTGGTGGAAGGGGTGCAGGCGGGGCTGGCTTCCCAGACCCTGTTGGGGGTGACCGGATCCGGTAAGACCTTCACCATGGCCCAGGTGGTGGAAAAGCTGCAGCGGCCCACCATTGTCATGGCGCACAATAAGACACTGGCGGCCCAGCTCTACGGCGAATTCAAGGAGTTCTTCCCCAATAACGCGGTGGAATACTTTGTCTCCTACTACGACTACTACCAGCCTGAGGCCTATGTGCCGTCTTCGGATACCTTTATTGAGAAAGACGCCTCGGTGAACGACCACATCGAGCAGATGCGGCTATCCGCCACCAAGGCGTTGATGGAGCGCGATGACTGTCTGGTGGTGGCCACGGTATCGGCGATCTATGGCCTGGGTGATCCAGAGTCCTACTACAAGATGCGTATGCACCTGTCCCGCGGGGAGATTATTGACCAGCGCAAGATTCTCCGGCACCTGGCGGAGCTGCAGTACACCCGCAACGACGTGGATTTCTCCCGTGCCACCTACCGGGTGCGCGGCGATGTCATCGATATCTTCCCGGCAGACTCCGAGCGAGAAGCAGTGCGTATCGAGCTGTTTGACGAGGAAATCGAGAACATCTACCTGTTCGACCCCTTAACCGGAGCTGTCGAGGCCAAGATACCCCGGATTACAATTTTCCCGAAAAGCCACTATGTTACCGAGCGCGATGTCATGCTGCGCGCGGTAGATCAGATCGAGGCAGAACTGGAAGTGCGGCTCGATCAACTCAAGGATCTCGACAAACTTGTTGAGGCCCAGCGTCTGGCCCAGCGGACCAAGTACGACCTCGAGATGATTCGTGAACTGGGTTACTGCCAGGGGGTGGAAAACTATTCCCGCTATCTGTCTGGCCGTGCCGCCGGTGAGCCGCCGCCGACGCTGTTTGAATACCTGCCCGATAATGCGCTGGTGATTGTCGACGAATCCCACGTCACCATTCCCCAGATCGGCGCCATGTATAAAGGTGACCGGTCGCGTAAGGAAACCCTGGTGGAATACGGTTTCCGGCTGCCATCTGCCCTGGATAACCGGCCGCTGCGTTTTGAGGAGTGGGAGCGCTTGGTGCCCCAGGCAATCTTCGTCTCGGCCACGCCCGGCAAGTATGAAGACGAACATGCCGGACGGGTGGTGGAGCAGGTGGTAAGACCCACCGGGCTGCTTGATCCCGGGCTCGAAGTGCGACCTGCGACCACCCAGGTCGATGATTTGCTCGGCGAAATCCGGACAACTGTGGAGCGGGGCGAGCGTGTGTTGGTGACCACCCTGACCAAGCGCATGGCGGAGGACCTCACCGAGTACTTGAGCGACCACAGCGTGCGCGTGCGCTACCTGCACTCCGATATCGATACCGTGGAGCGGGTCGAGATTATTCGCGATCTACGCCTGGGTGAATTCGACGTGCTGGTGGGCATCAATCTGTTGCGGGAAGGTCTGGATATGCCTGAGGTGTCGCTGGTGGCTATTCTGGATGCCGACAAGGAGGGCTTCCTGCGATCGGATCGCTCGCTTATCCAGACCATTGGCCGGGCGGCGCGAAACCTCAATGGTCGCGCAATTCTGTATGCCGACAACATTACCGGCTCCATGGAACGGGCCATGGCCGAAACGGAGCGTCGCCGGCAGAAACAGCTCGCCCACAATGCTGAGCATGGCATTACCCCGAGGGGCGTGGAAAAATCGGTTCAAGACATCATGGAAGGTGCCCGGCGCATGCCCACCAAGGGCAAGGCAAAGGCCAAGAAGGTGGCGGAGCCCAAGCTCGCCTTTGGGGCCGAGATCGCCAGCCTGTCACCGGCGGCCCTGTCGCGCAAACTCAAGCAACTGGAAGACCAGATGCAGGAGCATGCCAAGAATCTGGAGTTCGAGGAGGCCGCTGCGCTGCGCGACCAGGTCGCCGAGATCAAGCAGCAGGCCTTCCTCTTGGAGGCCTAG
- a CDS encoding glycosyl hydrolase: MSVFSDYYTTGPFAMTTNAREDSPAWDAMPALNLTQARMTYAMSRGEADIEIAWLFNHGEWVDSPSPIGGSPNPNGAETALSKTLTAAGYDYDRISREDLTTATGQNGLLQVGQAQYRALLIDNVSAANPLMLANVIALARQGIPVVWLGDLPRRAIGWSDHVRRDQLVSEQRAQLTQEVQQASASEVVDTLHAAGVLPRLRVVGDAPATIRSQRRRFAAGELILLFNEHNSGYQQTVIPDTPFERAFLLDPETGDATEITSGPKGELSLSVPARRSRLLMLQVTQARTASTEEEVNQFDWRLWKSPPESMYPSIRWWWPGNAVEAAQLRTELRSMHAAAFRAVELQTLTIGMTEQHLQDQEQRIYQVGSPAYFDNIKTVMSLAKELGMSIDITLGSGWSSGGPFIKRFAEKQLLPASVDVIGPAIHSAPLPPASEPGYVGLTNLVIKNTIGTFDDGAVLHAVVAGKLDDATDPPTLTQLVDLTQHVDGGNLRWQVPAGKHRIFALYENKTAHNVAASAYTNGRLESPVVDHLDPAGAAEYIDTLANPWLDALAPYKPRAVFIDSFELIGELPWSSVFASTFESMHDYDITPYLPLVFKSRGESKYVNVVIPSDSAYQSTDEMAVRIREDYELTREHLFESGFLRPIKAWSEQRGVQLRVQAHGGYGDYLDSYKIADVPESEALFASGSYDFLKLAASAGNVAGRRFISSESFISLTLDFDALTPDDYYFLAGHAFSAGINRTVYHGYAYHYLLP, from the coding sequence GTGTCGGTATTTTCTGATTACTACACCACGGGCCCTTTCGCGATGACCACCAATGCGCGAGAAGACAGCCCCGCATGGGATGCGATGCCGGCCCTGAATCTCACCCAGGCGCGCATGACGTATGCCATGAGCCGGGGTGAGGCCGATATCGAAATCGCCTGGTTGTTCAATCACGGTGAATGGGTAGATAGCCCAAGCCCTATAGGAGGTTCTCCCAACCCCAATGGCGCCGAGACAGCGCTTAGCAAAACACTAACCGCAGCGGGCTATGACTATGACCGTATCAGCCGCGAGGACCTCACCACTGCCACAGGCCAGAATGGCCTGCTACAGGTCGGCCAAGCGCAGTATCGCGCGTTGCTCATCGACAATGTGAGCGCGGCCAACCCCCTCATGCTGGCAAACGTGATCGCGCTTGCGCGTCAAGGCATACCCGTTGTCTGGCTTGGGGACTTGCCGAGACGCGCTATTGGCTGGTCCGACCACGTGCGACGTGATCAGTTGGTCAGCGAGCAGCGCGCACAGCTTACACAAGAGGTGCAACAGGCATCCGCGAGTGAGGTGGTCGATACATTGCATGCAGCAGGGGTCCTGCCACGCCTGCGTGTAGTGGGCGATGCACCCGCGACGATCCGCAGTCAACGCCGCCGGTTCGCGGCCGGCGAGTTAATCCTATTGTTTAACGAACACAACAGCGGCTACCAACAGACCGTAATACCGGACACGCCATTTGAGCGCGCATTTCTGCTCGATCCTGAAACCGGCGACGCGACTGAAATAACCAGCGGACCGAAAGGCGAGTTGTCGCTATCAGTGCCAGCCAGGCGGAGCAGGCTGCTCATGCTACAAGTGACACAAGCACGGACAGCCAGCACCGAAGAGGAGGTCAATCAATTTGATTGGCGCCTTTGGAAAAGCCCACCCGAGTCAATGTACCCCTCTATTCGCTGGTGGTGGCCGGGCAATGCGGTGGAAGCGGCACAACTGCGCACTGAACTGAGGAGCATGCACGCAGCGGCGTTCCGCGCAGTGGAACTACAGACGTTAACGATCGGGATGACCGAGCAGCATTTACAGGATCAGGAACAGCGTATCTATCAGGTGGGTAGCCCCGCCTACTTCGACAATATCAAAACGGTTATGTCTCTTGCCAAGGAACTGGGTATGAGCATAGATATCACGTTGGGCAGCGGCTGGTCCAGTGGCGGGCCATTTATTAAACGCTTTGCTGAAAAGCAATTATTACCAGCAAGTGTGGACGTGATCGGCCCAGCCATACATAGCGCTCCGCTGCCACCGGCAAGCGAACCGGGCTATGTTGGCCTGACCAACTTAGTGATCAAGAATACCATTGGCACCTTTGATGACGGAGCGGTTCTCCACGCCGTTGTGGCCGGCAAGCTCGACGACGCTACTGATCCACCCACGCTGACACAGCTGGTAGACCTGACTCAACACGTGGACGGCGGCAACTTGCGATGGCAAGTTCCCGCTGGCAAACATCGCATTTTCGCGCTGTACGAGAATAAGACAGCGCACAACGTGGCGGCTTCTGCTTACACCAACGGCCGTCTGGAATCGCCTGTAGTGGACCATCTGGACCCGGCGGGGGCTGCGGAGTATATCGATACACTGGCCAATCCCTGGCTGGATGCACTCGCACCCTATAAACCCCGCGCAGTGTTTATCGACAGCTTTGAGTTGATCGGTGAACTACCCTGGTCCTCGGTGTTCGCGTCCACATTCGAGAGCATGCACGACTATGACATCACCCCCTATCTGCCACTGGTCTTCAAGAGCCGCGGCGAGTCCAAGTACGTCAATGTGGTGATTCCCTCCGACTCGGCTTATCAGTCGACGGACGAGATGGCCGTGCGTATCAGGGAAGACTATGAGCTTACCCGTGAACATTTGTTTGAATCTGGATTTCTACGGCCAATAAAGGCCTGGAGCGAGCAGCGTGGCGTGCAATTACGGGTACAAGCGCACGGTGGTTACGGCGATTATCTTGACAGCTACAAGATTGCGGACGTTCCAGAATCTGAAGCCTTGTTTGCCTCTGGCAGCTACGATTTTCTCAAACTTGCCGCCTCGGCGGGCAATGTGGCCGGACGACGTTTTATTTCATCAGAGTCGTTTATCTCGCTCACTCTGGATTTCGATGCGCTGACACCGGACGACTACTACTTTCTTGCGGGACACGCGTTTTCGGCTGGGATTAACCGCACGGTTTATCACGGCTACGCTTACCACTATCTTTTGCCCTGA